From the genome of Poecile atricapillus isolate bPoeAtr1 chromosome 23, bPoeAtr1.hap1, whole genome shotgun sequence, one region includes:
- the LOC131587678 gene encoding tubulin alpha-8 chain, with the protein MRECISVHVGQAGVQIGNACWELYCLEHGIQPDGTMPGGGGDDSFNTFFSETGAGKHVPRAVFVDLEPVVIDEVRNGAYRQLFHPEQLISGKEDAANNYARGHYTVGKEIIDLVLERIRKLSDQCTGLQGFLIFHSFGGGTGSGFTSLLMERLSVDYGKKSKLEFAIYPAPQVSTAVVEPYNSILTTHTTLEHSDCAFMVDNEAIYDICRRNLDIGRPTYTNLNRLIGQIVSSITASLRFDGALNVDLTEFQTNLVPYPRIHFPLVTYSPIISAVKAYHEQLSVAEITNACFEPSNQMVKCDPRHGKYMACCMLYRGDVVPKDVNAAIAAIKTKRTIQFVDWCPTGFKVGINYQPPTVVPGGDLAKVQRAVCMLSNTTAIAEAWARLDHKFDLMYAKRAFVHWYVGEGMEEGEFSEAREDLAALEKDYEEVGTDSMDVEDEGEEY; encoded by the exons ATG CGCGAGTGCATCTCCGTCCACGTGGGGCAGGCGGGCGTGCAGATCGGCAATGCGTGCTGGGAGCTGTACTGCCTGGAGCACGGCATCCAGCCCGACGGCACCAtgcccggcggcggcggggacgACTCCTTCAACACCTTCTTCAGCGAGACCGGTGCAGGGAAACACGTCCCACGTGCCGTGTTTGTGGACCTTGAACCTGTAGTCATAG ATGAAGTTAGAAATGGGGCATACAGGCAGCTCTTCCATCCTGAGCAACTGATATCTGGTAAAGAAGATGCTGCAAATAACTATGCTCGAGGTCACTACACAGTTGGGAAAGAGATAATTGATCTGGTTCTAGAACGTATCAGGAAACTG TCAGATCAGTGCACTGGCTTGCAGGGCTTCCTGATTTTCCACAGCTTTGGTGGAGGGACTGGATCTGGATTCACTTCTCTGCTGATGGAACGCCTCTCGGTTGACTACGGGAAAAAATCTAAGCTGGAATTTGCCATCTACCCTGCACCTCAGGTCTCAACAGCTGTCGTAGAGCCCTACAACTCCATCCTGACCACCCACACCACGCTGGAGCACTCTGACTGTGCCTTCATGGTTGACAATGAGGCCATTTATGACATTTGCCGTAGGAACCTGGACATTGGACGCCCAACCTATACCAACCTCAACCGCCTCATTGGTCAGATAGTATCTTCCATTACTGCTTCCCTTAGGTTCGACGGTGCCTTAAACGTGGATCTCACTGAATTCCAGACCAACCTGGTGCCTTACCCTCGTATCCACTTCCCCCTGGTGACGTACTCCCCGATTATTTCAGCAGTGAAGGCCTACCACGAGCAGCTCTCGGTGGCAGAGATCACCAACGCCTGCTTCGAGCCCTCCAACCAGATGGTGAAGTGTGACCCACGGCACGGCAAGTACATGGCGTGCTGCATGCTGTACCGCGGGGACGTGGTGCCCAAGGACGTCAACGCCGCCATCGCCGCCATCAAGACCAAGCGCACCATCCAGTTTGTGGACTGGTGTCCTACTGGATTTAAG GTTGGCATCAATTACCAGCCCCCCACAGTGGTTCCTGGGGGCGACCTGGCCAAAGTCCAGCGGGCAGTCTGCATGCTGAGCAATACCACGGCCATTGCCGAGGCCTGGGCTCGCCTGGATCACAAGTTTGACCTGATGTATGCCAAACGTGCCTTTGTTCACTGGTATGttggagaagggatggaggagggggAGTTCTCGGAGGCTCGGGAAGATTTGGCTGCACTTGAGAAAGATTATGAAGAAGTAGGCACAGACTCGATGGATGTAGAAGATGAAGGTGAAGAATATTAA